A single window of Chloracidobacterium thermophilum B DNA harbors:
- a CDS encoding multiheme c-type cytochrome, giving the protein MVSKSAALKIGVLLGCILLAGLVWWVWQRQVDELRTYAPDLSQVAYVGSESCRACHQDQFAHWSQSHHHKMTQPATPETVVGDFNNATYTYQGVTSRMFRQGDEFFMETLDPSGRMGVAKIVRTIGSRRFQQYVTQVGTTFYRLPIAWNIEKKYWFNLQGLFLHPDLPDFSRHTSVWNNNCIFCHNVKGRPGMDLKTGQFTNTSVEELGIGCEACHGPGKLHVEKNQSFGWTWLRRQARADDPTIVNQAKRDKHTNTQVCGHCHGQRLPVEINNIREIMAKGDPYTPGEDLSKYYRPLDITAKVGNYSFAPRFYPDGTPRLTAYEYQGLLMSKCHTEGNMTCVSCHDVHKGRQQSLMHDEMRGNKSCTQCHASIAANLEAHTHHRADSSGSACYECHRPRISFGLLTAKRTHRILNPEPDKSLSTNMPNGCNMCHPGESADWAARYMTQWYGSRYALSAANAARPEARIAEIVRELFSRDPSARITAAWALGTSGADGRARDRKWAIPFLIEALRDRYPAVRYFAYDALRSVSGEDFGFFYLADERDREAVIARYAAWWRTLPKGADWVRPASVPLDTNWQIPAARLAAFRAELGKTEAIDIGE; this is encoded by the coding sequence ATGGTCTCGAAATCGGCTGCACTCAAAATCGGCGTCCTACTCGGCTGTATTCTGCTGGCCGGCTTGGTGTGGTGGGTCTGGCAACGGCAGGTGGACGAACTGCGCACCTACGCCCCAGACCTGTCGCAGGTGGCTTATGTGGGATCGGAAAGCTGCCGGGCCTGTCACCAGGACCAGTTTGCCCACTGGTCACAATCGCATCACCACAAAATGACGCAACCGGCGACCCCGGAAACTGTGGTGGGTGATTTCAACAACGCCACCTACACCTATCAGGGGGTTACTTCGCGGATGTTCCGGCAGGGTGATGAATTTTTCATGGAAACGCTCGATCCGAGCGGCCGCATGGGCGTGGCAAAAATCGTTCGCACCATCGGGTCGCGTCGTTTCCAGCAGTATGTCACCCAAGTCGGGACAACCTTTTACCGCCTGCCTATTGCCTGGAACATCGAGAAAAAATACTGGTTCAACCTGCAGGGGCTGTTTCTGCACCCGGATTTGCCCGATTTCAGCCGCCACACCAGTGTGTGGAACAACAACTGCATCTTTTGCCACAACGTCAAGGGCAGGCCCGGCATGGACCTGAAAACCGGGCAGTTTACCAACACCAGTGTCGAGGAACTGGGCATCGGCTGCGAAGCGTGCCACGGCCCCGGAAAGCTGCACGTTGAAAAAAATCAGTCCTTTGGCTGGACCTGGCTACGCCGGCAGGCACGGGCAGATGATCCGACGATTGTCAACCAGGCGAAGCGGGACAAGCACACCAACACCCAGGTGTGCGGTCACTGCCATGGGCAACGGCTGCCCGTCGAGATCAACAACATCCGGGAAATTATGGCCAAAGGCGATCCCTACACGCCCGGTGAGGATTTGTCGAAATACTACCGCCCGCTGGACATCACAGCCAAAGTCGGCAACTACAGTTTTGCACCACGTTTCTATCCCGACGGCACGCCGCGCCTGACAGCTTACGAGTATCAGGGGCTGCTGATGAGCAAGTGCCACACCGAAGGCAACATGACCTGTGTGAGCTGCCACGATGTTCACAAAGGACGCCAGCAATCCCTGATGCACGATGAGATGCGGGGGAACAAGTCCTGTACCCAGTGCCATGCCAGCATTGCCGCCAACCTTGAAGCCCACACGCATCACCGGGCCGACAGCAGCGGCAGCGCCTGCTACGAATGCCACCGGCCGCGTATTTCCTTTGGGTTGCTCACTGCCAAACGAACCCACCGCATTCTGAACCCTGAGCCGGACAAGAGCCTTTCGACCAACATGCCGAACGGGTGCAACATGTGTCATCCGGGCGAAAGTGCCGACTGGGCGGCGCGCTACATGACGCAGTGGTACGGGTCCCGGTATGCGCTCTCTGCCGCAAATGCGGCACGCCCGGAAGCCAGGATTGCGGAAATCGTACGGGAACTCTTCAGCCGTGACCCCTCGGCGCGGATCACGGCTGCGTGGGCTTTGGGAACGAGCGGTGCTGATGGGCGCGCCCGTGATCGCAAATGGGCGATTCCTTTTCTCATTGAGGCGCTGCGCGACCGCTATCCGGCCGTCCGGTACTTCGCCTACGATGCCCTGCGCAGTGTTTCAGGGGAAGACTTCGGATTCTTTTACCTGGCCGATGAACGTGATCGGGAGGCGGTCATTGCGCGGTACGCCGCGTGGTGGCGGACCTTGCCCAAAGGGGCGGACTGGGTTCGCCCGGCCAGCGTACCCCTTGATACCAACTGGCAGATTCCAGCCGCCCGACTCGCGGCTTTCCGCGCTGAACTGGGCAAAACCGAGGCCATTGACATTGGCGAGTAG